The DNA region CGAACGGGTGTCGGCCGATGGAGCGACCCGTACCGGCGGCCCCGCCCGGGGGAACGGGTGATCCGCCATCCGAGTAATCGTCAGATCATCGTTCTGACACTGTGTGACCTGCGGATCCGTCAGATTCCCCACTCATTCGGCCGGTGTCGTTCCTCACCGGACCGGCTCAAAGCCGACATGCGAAGGCTTTTCCGGTTTGTGATGGTTCGTCATGGAAGGCGTACTCGTCGAATCGCCCGGAGCACCGCTTTGGGGCGCCTTCCACTGGAGGTTCAACCATGCGTGCTGCACGCACTCTGGCGGTGACGGCGACCGCGTTCGCGGCGCTCGGGCTCGCGGCCCCCCTCGCCACCGCCACCAACGGGCCCAGCAGCGTGACCGTCGGCTCCTTCCAGGCCCCGAAGGGTGGCGACAACAACAATTCCAATATCACCGTCTCCCCCTTCGCGGTTCACCAGGGTGCGCTTCTCCTGGTCACCACCCGGGACTGCGCCGCGGGCACGGTCTCGTCCGCGGCCTTCCCGTCCGGCACCCTCTCGGGCTCCAACCAGGGGTTCTCCACTGTCAGCGTCCGCATCTTCGACAACGCCACGCCCGGCCTGCACACCGTGACCGCCACGTGCGTCAACGGCCGCAAGCTCACGACGCAGTTCCGCGTGCTTGCAGGTCAGGGTTCGCAGGGCGGTCTGGGCGGCTCGCTCGCCCCGGGCTCCACCGAGATGGCGGTGGGCGGCAGCCTCGTCGCCGCCGCGGCGCTGGGCGGGGGGCTGTTCATCGCCCGCCGGCGCCGCACGACCGGCGCGGGGGTCTGACCGGCCGAACCTCCCGGTCGGCCCGCAACGCCCGTCGCCCCCGAGTCCCTGTTTCCAGGGCTCGGGGGCGACGGGCGTGTACGGGCTTGTACGGGGCGGGGTGCGCCGGCACTCCCGGGCGCCGTCAGTGGCGCCGGCCGTCGGTCGCCGACGACCTGCGGCGGATCACGTAGACCAGACCGCCCGCCGCGGCGAGCACAAGCGCTCCGCCGGCCGCGAAGGTCCAGGAGTCGGTGGCGTCGAACGAGCCGCCGAGACCGCCTGCCACCCCGCGCGGGGTGACGAGCCCGGTCGACCGGGCCGTCGGCGTCGCCGGCGTGCCGCCGCTGATGGTCAGATCGACGGTGCCCTGGATGCCGCCGGTGCAGTTGAAGGTCACCGTGTACACGGCGCCGCGCTTGGCGTCCGCGTCCACGGTGGCGGTGACCAGCGAGTTCGGGGCGATGGTGACGGTGTCGAAGATGCCGGCCGAGGCCGTCGCCGTACTGGCGCAGCCGGGCGCGCTGAGCGTGATCCGGCCGCCGGGCGCGACGACCCCGGGCGACACGACGAAATCGCCCGGGGCCTTCGCTCCGGGCGCCTGACGGGCGGGCGCCGGGGCGCCGTCGGCGGCGACGGCGAGGGGGGCGGCCAGGGCGAGGGCGGCCGCCCCCAGCAGAGCGGTGGACGCGGCACGTATCGCGCGCATGGTCAATCCTCCGGGTCCCCGAGGAGCAGCCGCGGAAGGGGTATCCGCGAGAAAGGCGGGACATGCACCTCGATGCCCGAAACGCTAGGAGCCCCCTACCACAGCCGCGATCCCAGACGCGCGAATGGGGCACCGATGTCCCCCGCTCGGCCCATTCGCGCGCCTTCCGTCAGCCCGTGACCTGCGGGAAGAGGTCCACGAACGGCGCGGCCGTGGCCGCCAGGCCCCGGCTGAACGGTGCGTCGAAGTCCCAGATGAGGAAGAGCAGGAAGGCGATCAGGGCGCTGAACAGACCGGCGAGCAGCACCTCTCGGCCGGTGCGCCGGATCTGCAGGGTGAAGATCAGGCCCACGGTCACCAGGGCGCCGGTGATGAGGCCGAACCACACCACCCCGGGCATCGTCGCGCCCGCGTTCTCGCCGCGCGCGTTGCGGGCGTCGTCGGCGACCGCGACCTGGTCCACCAGCGGCTGGTAGGCCTGGCCCTCGAAGTCGTTGGCGGGCTGGTAGTCCGTGACGCTGCGGCGCACCTTCTGCAGCAGCTCGGTGCCGGTGTCGCTCAGTTCGCCGTGCTCGGTCATGTACGGGAACTCGTCCTCGACCACGTACCGCACATAGGCGTCGATGTCGGCGCGGATCCGCTCCCGGGTGGCGAGCGGATAGACCTCGACGCGCTCCGAGATCTCGTGCATCGCCTGGGCCTCCTGGCGCACCGTCTCCTGGGCGGCGCTGCGGGCCTCCCAGACGCCGGCGATGGCGAGACCGAGGACGATCGCGTACACCACGCCGATCATCATCGTCATGTACTCGATGACGTCGGGGGTCTCGCTGGGGTCGTCGTCCTCGGGGATCCGCCGGTGGTTGATGACGACGATGGCCAGCACGACGGCGCACGCGGCGGCCATCGCGATGGTGAGCACAACCCATTCGGACAAGGGTGTTTCCTCCGTTGCGGGGTGATGAGGGGTCAGGGGGTGGGCGGGGGGTCAGCGGGAGCGTGGCCGCAGGATCGCGGTCGCGATCACCGCGGGGGCGGTGACGAGCAGGG from Streptomyces fradiae includes:
- a CDS encoding DUF4239 domain-containing protein is translated as MSEWVVLTIAMAAACAVVLAIVVINHRRIPEDDDPSETPDVIEYMTMMIGVVYAIVLGLAIAGVWEARSAAQETVRQEAQAMHEISERVEVYPLATRERIRADIDAYVRYVVEDEFPYMTEHGELSDTGTELLQKVRRSVTDYQPANDFEGQAYQPLVDQVAVADDARNARGENAGATMPGVVWFGLITGALVTVGLIFTLQIRRTGREVLLAGLFSALIAFLLFLIWDFDAPFSRGLAATAAPFVDLFPQVTG